In Mercenaria mercenaria strain notata chromosome 13, MADL_Memer_1, whole genome shotgun sequence, the DNA window gaaatatttttacaatgaaacaatGCCCATATTTGGGGCGATGTATCGTGTCAACCGACCTGCAATATTTCTCTATAAAATTAGTCCGCAGGAGGAATACAGATCCTGTACAAAGAGCATCAAAATGACGTTTGAAAAGATAACACTCTCAGTTCCGCTAACTAACAAAAACATTATTCTATCCGTATCGAGTTCCGCAGATGAGAGAACTTTTGGTAACTGGTTTTCTGTGAAAAGTCGTGGAGAACAACGCCTTAGTACTGATACAGTTACTTGGACAAGTGTAAGTCAGCTTGAAATGGACACTAAGAATGCAAGATGTCTATATACAGTGTTACAAGAGCAAGATGGTTCTAAAACAATCATTGGCTCAAACATTATGAACATCTTACCCCTGATAGAGTATACAGCAAATACAGGATCCGAGAGACGAGTCCGAGTCAATATTCCAATAGGGACCGATATTCGTTTAGATTTTTATATGCGTCTTGAAGCTCCAATAGTCGGAAGAACATTGCTGGCTCTTAAACAGGGTAACTATGAAACAACAGTTACACCAAccaattttcaacaattttttggCTCAGCTGAGTTAAAAAGACTTTCTCAAGCCATCGACAACCGTTGCGATGTCGCCACACATAGGTAAGCGTAGTATTTATGTGGAACAGTTaatctccgtgacgatttgaataaagacagtgtgtctgatatcattcgtcctccacctcaatctgatcacctcggcctttatgctacgcaatgATAATATTaaccggagaatacggaaatgcccgatgttgcacgattgcCTCCACCTCTGATGTGTGTTGGCAAGTTGGCAGAAACTTGCTGAGAAattgtttgtactggtacagaatcaaagaaccctggctaggttaactgccagccgttataTAActaaatactattgaaaaacggcgttaaaccaaaaaacaaacaaaaacctttctgTTATGTTTCATTGAACACATGCTTTCAAGTTTTAGCTACTTCAAAATGCTTTTTATATGTTAAAGGGGAAATCATGTGTGTACGTACTTTGCTAATATGTGTACTTTTAATTTTATATCGGTATCATTTGCAGACTGAAGGACACCCTTGGGAATGTAGACTTCAGTGTCAGAACTATGCACTGTCAACTTTTGATGATGTCAGTAATCCAAGTGTACTACCGTGACAAGATGTCAGTCATCGGACACCTGGTTTCCTCTGACCATCTTCCACTTCCTACACAAGTGATTAATCATTCTGATTGCCTTGTCTATATAAATTCATACGAATATCACACTAGCTTATCTTTATTCAGACATTTTTCTAGTCATAGAAACTGTAACTTCATTCTAGCATGGCACGTGTTTATCCCAGATCAAACCTTACTCTTTACGGTGTGCAACCAAAGTGAATGGTTAATGCAAAATCTGTCATTCAAGATTTATATCCAGGTTGCacaagaaatttaatgtttgaaagtgaCGTCTCCACAGTCTCTCATTAAATGTAGTTCTTTTGGTAATTAAATGCAATgggaataaaaatatatttcataaacgcGGTTTACTTACTCATTCCATTTGAACATGTTTCTTTAGTTCTTGAAAATAATTGTTACAGACTGACAAAGAGAATATTTGTTTCGTTTTTATCATAGGTACATCAAGATGAAATCACACTGAATCCAATGCAAGGGGAGAGAGCAATTATTATAAAGAACAATGGCGGTGACTGGGGTATTGTAACAGGCAGATGGAAGGGGTTTAAACCAGAAATAACAAGAGATATACGTATGTCTTCATTTATAATTCACTTTAAGGTGTACAGCATAAATTTTCTTCATTGTAAACCAAAGTGCAGCTTGAATAGCAAACATGTAGAACACTGTCTTGTCCATTACTTTTAAACACTGTACGGTATTAATTAGCTGAAGTATTTGTTTACTTACCAAAGGGACATACCTTAAGTGTTATTCTATTAATCATGACCATTGTTGACCTCGTCCattcacattttgtgtaagtttggTCCAGATGGTActgttaaattttgtaaaagaagtGCTTATGTAGCCTACCATTTTAAGTAATTTTGGCGGACATTCGTGCTAGACTTAACGCAGACAATATTTTCTCAGCGAAACTTAGCATACCCTTCCAAAATAGCTAAATGTTATATGATATCAGAGATAGTCAAAGGTTAAGAAACTGTTGCTAGAGTATTTCTCACTATATAATCAAAGAAGAAACATTTGGTGCACCCGGCATTTAGAATGGGAATGACATGAAAATCGTTAAGCGCATTCTATACTTTTTCTTTGTATTCCGTTTTCGATTTGTttcccagtaaacacctgacgtcgtaccgacgttggttagacgttggattttggtcgcgacgtcggcgacctgaatccaatgtctaaccaacgtcataaccACGAcatctaatagacgtcagacttagacgtctaggagacgttggaattaggttggttAGAAggtctgtttaaatgttttcatttatgaaattaactggtgtaattttgctagtatagtttaaagatagttATGCCTGAACATGCGCTTATAAATAATAGGTCATTCgcacatcaaacattatcattaattatgttacaaaatcgcatgagattgtcttttttcggaaacggatttcttttttaccaatttaaaactgttcaggaaaaaattgcattctatacacatgtataaactATTCTAAATGCACCTAAGGatcttcttctacacatgttgtttaTTAGTCATGCCTTTGCGAGATAAGCCTTCATCGGTTTACACAAGTCTTCcggtaatttgatattttgtgggataagatagagcaagtttataaatactttacacaaagggatccgcaacgtgagtagcagatttttgaaaattgtacttagtttaatagttattctttttagtgtgatgcattatgtttattactttaaaaatcaattgcgtttaacataaaacttcattacattttatcaGGTTATAGAGATttcttattgaatttaaaataaaacaatgtttgttttgtacgtagcaattatgttctttagtaatagctctagcatacttgtataagttttcaaattttatgaaatgatgaaactgtcaaattttatacatttcagatgggaattttagcggagttgaagaatcatgcagacatgactaaacttgaaagtttcaattactggatTACCTTTTTTGAATTTATGATATTAGACTTATGTCGTTATcatgtgaaataaagatgataaaatacatgtgttgattacttgtttgattgcaaattttgttgaaaatttggtcagattttggttggaaaGTGGTTAGAGtttggttggaaaatggtcggattgcgacgtctagccaacgtcgggatccgacgtctaaacggtttgcaaatccaaccaaaatccaacgttaatccgacgtcggggtccgacgtctatacgacgtctaaccgacgtcaaatgcctactgggttGCAGCTGTTCATTTCAGACAAAGAGCcttctaaatatattaaaatatttatttagccACAAAAGCATTGGTAAGCCCTCGTATTTATATCTAgagaacaaaaataatattttcaatgctCGGTTTATATTGTAGATGGAGCAAGTAAGGCTGGAAGTCCTGGGACAATGTTTCTGaagttcttcaaattttctaCTGGCAAAACTTCTACGGTTGAGTTAGGCTACCACAGAAAAGACTATGTATGTAGTTTAGAATCTGCTCAAATTGATTTGATGAAGGGTGTGCTAATAATCGACTCTTCTGTTCACGAAGTTGCAGAAAACATTGCTCTTGCCTTTTCTGTATCTCTTCTACATGTTCTGTGCGTTCCAAGACCAAAAGGATC includes these proteins:
- the LOC123528744 gene encoding uncharacterized protein LOC123528744 codes for the protein MKNKRAASNLKFSSNLCEQTVHLIEFLKGVYGNPELQRPSVLKRAIYRYEKYWLPLAAEHPNKCLAPPLDIEWAWHCHMLCPNTYEKDCNAIVGTTVNHTMSGATKFYEKQPQSQKYWLAMFGNELEPFTVDYKAPYDLVTIEAYHSKITYDILAAAKRQMDLYYHVSLPHYRDRKYLQKCLFRYKQFLYLKKRLPNEFLEPSYDIDLIWHSHQLNPRLYKEDILRFVGYFLNHGLSVDHRTEEDKLTADKLSRETWKYFYNETMPIFGAMYRVNRPAIFLYKISPQEEYRSCTKSIKMTFEKITLSVPLTNKNIILSVSSSADERTFGNWFSVKSRGEQRLSTDTVTWTSVSQLEMDTKNARCLYTVLQEQDGSKTIIGSNIMNILPLIEYTANTGSERRVRVNIPIGTDIRLDFYMRLEAPIVGRTLLALKQGNYETTVTPTNFQQFFGSAELKRLSQAIDNRCDVATHRLKDTLGNVDFSVRTMHCQLLMMSVIQVYYRDKMSVIGHLVSSDHLPLPTQVHQDEITLNPMQGERAIIIKNNGGDWGIVTGRWKGFKPEITRDIHGASKAGSPGTMFLKFFKFSTGKTSTVELGYHRKDYVCSLESAQIDLMKGVLIIDSSVHEVAENIALAFSVSLLHVLCVPRPKGSKEGQQVKSAVKVPKSRQITSVPSTDMKFITAAGLFHKTPSNNYMQGYKRGHICRMTAGGCLMELV